A genomic window from Lotus japonicus ecotype B-129 chromosome 1, LjGifu_v1.2 includes:
- the LOC130725907 gene encoding probable steroid-binding protein 3, producing MEMTAQQLSQYNGTDPSKPIYVSVKGRVFDVTTGKSFYGPGGAYAMFAGRDASRALAKMSKNEEDISPNLDGLSDKEIGVLNDWENKFVAKYPVVARLVS from the coding sequence ATGGAGATGACCGCACAGCAACTGAGCCAATACAACGGCACGGACCCATCGAAGCCAATCTACGTCTCGGTGAAGGGCCGCGTGTTCGATGTCACCACCGGAAAATCCTTCTACGGCCCCGGTGGCGCTTACGCGATGTTCGCCGGAAGAGACGCCAGCAGAGCCCTAGCGAAGATGAGCAAGAACGAGGAAGATATCTCCCCCAACCTCGATGGCCTCTCCGACAAAGAGATCGGCGTTCTCAATGACTGGGAGAACAAGTTCGTAGCTAAGTACCCTGTTGTTGCTCGCCTTGTTTCTTAA
- the LOC130725923 gene encoding probable folate-biopterin transporter 2: protein MQEDEENLKDSSDGVVEQKYETRKGGCGGCLCIPLHWFRMLSRETHWSFVLGVILVYGVSQGLGGAFSGVATKYYMKDVQKVQPSEAQVYGGITYIPWIVKPLWGLLTDVLPIFGYRRRPYFVFAGFLGVFGMLMLSLHENLHLALALLSLTAGSAGVAIADVTIDACVAQNSISHPSLAADMQSLCAFSSSVGALLGFFFSGIFVHLIGPMGVFGLMTIPAGLVILVGFLLDEPHIPNFAYKQVNQKFLDATKAMWTTLKSEDVWRPCLYMYLSLALSLNILEGMFYWYTDSKAGPSFSQETVGFIFSIGSVGSLFGAILYHYALKDYAFRDLLFWTQLLYSLSGMLDLIMVVRLNLKFGVPDYVFVVVVESVAQMTIRLKWMPLLVLSSKLCPSGIEGTFFALLMSIDNIGLLSASWGGGFLLHILKISRTQFDNLWFAILIRNILRITPLCLLFLVPRADPNSSILTSECLSSQVCIETSETQNIELVSLVNNVDGS from the exons ATGCAGGAAGATGAGGAAAATCTGAAGGATTCCTCTGATGGAGTTGTGGAGCAAAAATATGAAACCAGAAAGGGGGGTTGTGGAGGGTGTCTCTGCATTCCCCTGCACTGGTTCAGAATGCTTTCAAGGGAAACGCATTGGAGCTTTGTGCTTGGGGTGATACTTGTTTATGGTGTGAGTCAGGGACTTGGTGGAGCTTTTTCTGGCGTTGCCACCAAATATTACATGAAAGATGTTCAAAAAGTGCAGCCATCAGAAGCACAAGTTTATGGAGGAATCACATACATTCCTTGGATTGTTAAGCCTCTCTGGGGGCTTCTCACTGATGTTCTCCCAATTTTTGGATATCGCCGGCGTCCTTATTTCGTTTTTGCTG GTTTCTTGGGAGTGTTTGGCATGCTTATGTTATCTTTGCACGAGAATCTGCATCTTGCGTTGGCCCTTCTATCATTAACGGCTGGGAGTGCCGGTGTCGCTATAGCTGACGTTACCATTGATGCCTGCGTGGCACAGAATAGTATCTCTCATCCTTCACTAGCTGCTGACATGCAAAGTTTATGTGCCTTCAGTAGTTCAGTTGGAGCATTATTAGGATTCTTCTTTAGTGGTATCTTTGTCCACCTTATAGGACCTATG GGGGTGTTTGGTTTGATGACAATCCCAGCCGGACTTGTAATTTTGGTTGGTTTTCTGCTTGATGAGCCCCATATACCTAACTTTGCTTACAAACAG GTGAACCAAAAGTTTCTGGATGCGACCAAGGCTATGTGGACGACATTGAAGAGCGAAGATGTTTGGAGGCCTTGTTTATACATGTATTTATCCCTTGCATTGAGTTTGAATATTCTTGAAGGAATGTTCTATTGGTATACAGACTCAAAAGCTGGACCATCTTTCTCTCAG GAGACTGTTGGTTTTATATTTTCGATTGGTTCGGTTGGCTCGCTTTTTGGCGCAATACTATACCATTATGCTTTAAAGGATTATGCATTCAGAGACTTGCTCTTCTGGACTCAATTACTATACAGTTTGTCAGGCATGCTAGATTTGATTATGGTTGTGCGATTGAACCTTAAGTTCGGCGTACCAGATTATGTCTTTGTTGTGGTCGTTGAAAGTGTAGCTCAAATGACTATTAGGCTCAAGTGGATGCCATTGCTTGTGCTCAGTTCAAAGCTTTGTCCCTCAGGTATTGAAGGCACTTTCTTTGCACTACTAATGTCAATTGATAATATTGGACTTCTCTCAGCATCATGGGGAGGAGGCTTTTTGCTCCATATACTAAAGATTTCACGAACGCAGTTTGATAATCTTTGGTTCGCTATTTTGATACGGAATATTCTGAGAATCACTCCACTTTGCCTGCTGTTTTTGGTGCCTAGAGCTGATCCAAACTCTTCTATTCTTACAAGCGAATGCTTGAGTTCACAAGTGTGTATTgagacttcagaaactcagaatATTGAATTGGTTTCCCTTGTAAACAATGTTGATGGTAGCtag